The Cyclobacteriaceae bacterium genome includes a region encoding these proteins:
- the ygiD gene encoding 4,5-DOPA dioxygenase extradiol — MNSLQDLKKLSDTLSTEESRTPVLFIGHGSPMNGIEDNEFSESWTKLGQEMTPPKAVICISAHWFTRGTFITAMDHPRTIHDFGGFPRQLFDVQYPSPGSPALAKEAAAMIHKATVGLDHEWGLDHGTWTVVRRMFPAANIPVLQLSIDYTKGPQFHYELAKELSSLRRKGVLIIGSGNMVHNLGILDWSLTNSGYDWAIEMNSTFKKLIANGDHTPLIKYETLGQAAKLSIPTPEHYLPLIYTLGLKEENDSVSFFNDKTMMGSISMTSVKIA, encoded by the coding sequence ATGAATTCCTTACAAGATCTCAAGAAACTAAGCGACACTCTTTCTACAGAGGAAAGCAGAACGCCTGTACTTTTTATTGGCCATGGATCTCCCATGAATGGAATTGAAGACAATGAATTCAGCGAGTCATGGACTAAGCTTGGACAGGAAATGACACCTCCCAAAGCAGTGATTTGTATTTCAGCACATTGGTTCACCCGCGGAACATTCATTACAGCCATGGATCATCCAAGGACCATTCACGACTTTGGAGGTTTCCCGAGACAACTTTTCGATGTGCAATATCCGTCCCCGGGAAGTCCCGCTCTTGCGAAAGAAGCGGCTGCTATGATTCATAAAGCAACTGTAGGGCTTGATCATGAATGGGGACTTGATCATGGAACCTGGACTGTTGTGAGAAGAATGTTTCCTGCGGCAAATATTCCTGTCTTGCAGTTGAGCATTGATTATACCAAAGGACCTCAATTTCATTATGAATTAGCCAAAGAACTTTCATCATTAAGAAGAAAAGGAGTTTTGATCATTGGAAGCGGAAATATGGTTCACAATCTGGGCATCCTTGACTGGAGCCTTACAAATTCCGGATATGACTGGGCTATTGAAATGAATAGTACGTTCAAAAAATTGATTGCCAATGGAGATCATACTCCATTAATCAAATATGAAACACTTGGTCAGGCAGCCAAACTCTCTATTCCTACACCTGAGCATTATCTTCCATTGATCTACACACTTGGATTAAAAGAAGAGAATGATTCGGTTAGCTTCTTCAACGATAAGACAATGATGGGTTCGATCTCCATGACTTCAGTGAAAATAGCCTGA
- a CDS encoding ABC transporter permease subunit, which produces MLHLLKIDLKKLLDYRTFWIICGLYFFTLIVGAASGMEFLKWLSNLIEGFGESININRIPLYHFPDIWQNLLWSSGLLKLGIGIMVVISISNEFTYRTIRQNIIDGLSRKEFLYSKMLTNFVLSFSSMLIVFLIASITGLIYSPSLDFPYGFTGMDFCIAYFLEVFAFLSFSLMLGIMIQRSGLTIILLLFAFLIEFIIKANLDDYIPDFIQFFPLESISNLVPFPFKRYWFSEIRDHVSLISLAVASFWTFLFNYFSYLKLKNSDI; this is translated from the coding sequence ATGCTGCACTTATTAAAAATTGATCTTAAAAAACTTTTAGACTACCGCACTTTTTGGATCATTTGCGGTCTGTACTTCTTTACCCTCATAGTAGGGGCGGCGAGTGGTATGGAATTCTTAAAGTGGCTGAGCAATCTCATTGAGGGTTTTGGTGAGTCGATCAATATCAATCGCATTCCTCTTTATCACTTCCCGGATATCTGGCAAAATCTTTTGTGGAGCTCTGGTCTTTTGAAGTTGGGAATTGGAATCATGGTGGTAATATCTATTTCCAATGAATTCACATACAGGACCATTCGTCAGAATATTATTGACGGACTGAGCCGCAAGGAGTTTCTGTATTCCAAGATGCTGACAAACTTTGTTTTGAGTTTTTCCAGCATGCTCATCGTTTTTTTGATTGCTTCCATAACAGGTCTTATATACTCTCCGTCACTTGATTTTCCATACGGCTTTACAGGAATGGATTTCTGCATTGCATATTTTCTTGAAGTCTTTGCATTCCTTTCATTTTCATTAATGCTGGGAATCATGATCCAGCGCTCGGGGCTGACGATCATCCTATTGCTGTTTGCTTTCCTTATCGAGTTTATTATCAAGGCAAACCTGGATGATTATATTCCTGACTTCATTCAGTTTTTCCCATTAGAGTCAATCTCAAACCTGGTTCCTTTTCCCTTCAAGCGATACTGGTTTTCTGAAATCCGGGATCATGTTTCACTAATCTCTTTGGCAGTAGCATCCTTCTGGACGTTCCTTTTCAACTATTTCTCTTATCTGAAGCTGAAGAATTCTGATATCTGA
- a CDS encoding amidohydrolase family protein, with protein MKILLTLLSVCIAHLVFAAADTTRYSIVTTEKISGKQLMWSDAPGKISYLYQYNDRGRGPKLRVDLTISNGEVIYRKGTGVDYFKGAVMETYENSGGIAKWKNSLEDDQRKVTGPVLYSPYESVPGEIEWMLKLLMKQHIHEMETLPAGKLKATHIKNHSAKVNGFPEELELYSFTGSGGPPEYVWVTPKHEFFASIGGWMSTIKFGFEFLIPELKKLQDEMEEDYFTEQSLTFTQKPNTPVAIKNVSVFDSKTGKVSSDQTVVIDKGKILKVGKTKNIEVLPGYKVIEGKGKMLLPGLWDNHSHFDMTQGLYHLAAGVTNIKDMANSLDLPEIKKKVDSDELMGPEISVMSGFVDFAGPYAGPTGKIVKTLEEGLAGINYYADHGYQQIKLYSSIPVDWVKPLAAEAHKRGMKVCGHVPSFMTAERAINDGYDQIIHLNMIMLNFMGDSIDTRSMGRFIKVGERAKNIDLNSPAVKKFIQLLKDKKIVVDPTAAIFEGMFVNEPGKLAAGYESIQSTFPAEYKRGLYHGGLPTMKGREADYRQSYDKMLKMLQMLYANGVTFVPGTDDFPGFALQRELELYAKAGVPNAEVLRKATYISAQVAGKDAELGSIEVGKKANLILVDGDPVKNISDIRKVDLTIKNGHLYDPKAMYASYGFGFWK; from the coding sequence ATGAAAATTCTATTAACTCTTTTGAGTGTATGCATAGCTCATCTCGTTTTTGCTGCAGCAGATACAACTCGTTACTCTATTGTTACTACAGAAAAAATTTCAGGAAAGCAGTTGATGTGGTCAGATGCACCTGGAAAAATTTCATATCTCTATCAATATAACGATCGCGGCCGCGGACCTAAGCTTAGGGTTGATCTTACAATCAGCAATGGTGAGGTGATTTATCGCAAAGGGACAGGCGTAGATTATTTTAAAGGTGCTGTCATGGAGACCTATGAAAACTCAGGCGGCATTGCAAAGTGGAAAAATAGCCTTGAGGATGATCAACGTAAGGTCACCGGACCAGTATTGTATTCGCCTTATGAATCTGTTCCAGGAGAAATTGAATGGATGCTGAAGTTGCTTATGAAGCAGCACATCCATGAAATGGAAACGCTTCCAGCGGGTAAGCTGAAGGCCACCCACATTAAGAATCATTCAGCAAAAGTGAACGGTTTCCCGGAAGAACTTGAACTCTATTCATTTACCGGTTCGGGTGGCCCTCCTGAGTATGTTTGGGTAACTCCGAAGCATGAGTTTTTTGCTTCCATTGGTGGATGGATGTCAACCATCAAGTTTGGCTTTGAATTTCTGATTCCTGAATTGAAAAAACTTCAGGATGAAATGGAGGAGGATTACTTTACCGAACAGTCATTAACATTTACTCAGAAGCCAAACACTCCCGTTGCTATAAAGAATGTGAGTGTATTTGATTCGAAGACTGGTAAGGTTTCATCTGACCAGACCGTTGTTATCGACAAGGGTAAGATCTTGAAAGTGGGTAAGACAAAGAATATTGAAGTTCTTCCTGGCTACAAAGTGATTGAAGGTAAAGGGAAAATGCTTTTGCCAGGACTCTGGGATAATCATTCTCACTTTGATATGACTCAGGGTCTGTATCATCTTGCCGCTGGCGTAACCAATATTAAAGACATGGCCAATTCTTTGGACTTGCCAGAGATCAAGAAGAAAGTCGATAGTGATGAACTGATGGGTCCTGAAATTTCTGTTATGTCAGGGTTCGTTGATTTTGCAGGACCGTATGCTGGACCAACAGGAAAAATTGTAAAAACCCTTGAGGAAGGGCTGGCAGGGATCAACTATTATGCGGATCATGGATATCAGCAGATCAAATTGTATAGTTCTATTCCTGTTGATTGGGTAAAGCCGTTAGCCGCCGAAGCGCATAAAAGAGGAATGAAAGTATGTGGACACGTACCTTCCTTTATGACAGCAGAAAGAGCCATCAATGATGGTTATGATCAGATTATTCATTTAAATATGATCATGCTGAATTTTATGGGTGATTCGATTGACACCCGTTCGATGGGGCGATTTATAAAGGTTGGCGAGCGTGCAAAGAATATTGATTTAAATAGTCCTGCCGTCAAGAAATTCATTCAGCTTTTAAAGGACAAGAAGATCGTAGTTGATCCAACGGCCGCAATCTTTGAAGGGATGTTTGTCAACGAACCCGGTAAACTTGCTGCAGGTTATGAGTCGATCCAGTCAACTTTTCCTGCGGAATATAAGAGAGGATTATATCATGGAGGTCTTCCAACAATGAAAGGGAGAGAAGCTGATTACAGGCAATCTTATGATAAGATGCTCAAAATGCTTCAAATGCTATATGCGAATGGTGTAACGTTCGTTCCGGGTACAGATGATTTTCCTGGTTTTGCGTTGCAACGTGAGCTGGAGTTGTATGCGAAAGCCGGTGTTCCAAATGCCGAAGTCTTGAGAAAGGCAACTTATATCTCAGCACAGGTAGCTGGAAAAGATGCCGAACTTGGCTCCATCGAAGTTGGAAAGAAAGCCAATCTCATCCTGGTGGATGGAGATCCTGTTAAAAATATTTCAGATATCCGCAAAGTAGACCTTACCATCAAGAACGGGCATTTGTATGATCCAAAGGCTATGTATGCGAGCTATGGATTTGGCTTTTGGAAGTAA
- a CDS encoding RNA polymerase sigma factor encodes MNLETFQNQVFPVKNKLFRFAFRLLGSSAEAQDVVQEVFIKVWNGRDQLSEIQNIEAWCMRITKNLSLDRLRQQNRRPTDSLEKGLHIANETLSPYEKTEMTESMKRIGEMMADLPEKQRQVMHLRDIEGYSYSEIGEIMEIDMSQVKVNLFRARNAVREKLQKINSYGL; translated from the coding sequence ATGAACTTGGAAACTTTCCAGAATCAGGTATTTCCCGTCAAAAACAAGCTTTTCAGGTTTGCTTTCCGCCTTTTGGGAAGCAGTGCAGAGGCTCAGGATGTTGTTCAGGAGGTATTTATTAAAGTATGGAATGGTCGCGATCAACTTTCGGAGATCCAGAATATAGAGGCTTGGTGTATGAGAATAACCAAGAATCTATCGCTGGACAGACTTCGTCAGCAAAATCGCCGGCCGACTGATTCACTTGAAAAGGGACTTCATATTGCGAATGAAACACTTTCGCCATATGAAAAGACTGAAATGACTGAAAGTATGAAACGAATAGGGGAAATGATGGCGGATCTTCCTGAGAAGCAACGCCAGGTAATGCACCTTCGTGATATTGAAGGTTATAGTTATAGTGAGATTGGTGAAATCATGGAGATTGACATGAGTCAGGTGAAAGTGAATTTGTTCCGCGCACGGAATGCGGTGCGTGAGAAATTACAAAAAATTAATAGTTATGGACTCTAA
- a CDS encoding ABC transporter ATP-binding protein, which yields MENVLKIEGLTKNFGRLCAVNNLSLEVKRGQVFGMLGPNGSGKTTTLGMLMGVTNPTSGSFSWFGQPPTHELRRKIGAVLEHPIFYPYLTGQQNLELMSMIKQSAESNIAKVLETVELTSRRNDKYKTYSLGMKQRLAIASALLNDPIVLILDEPTNGLDPQGIAEIREIIKKIANDGKTIILASHLLDEVQKVCSHFAILRKGSLVHYGPVVDVGKGEELVEVTAHRDDLISLLESFEGTMSVKREDEHFLVRMKGGFHSENLNQYLFDKGIVATHLVTQKKSLEKQFLEILAEADHAALIKN from the coding sequence TTGGAAAACGTACTCAAAATAGAAGGACTCACAAAGAATTTCGGCAGACTATGCGCTGTCAATAATCTTTCGCTTGAAGTTAAGCGTGGTCAGGTATTTGGAATGCTGGGCCCCAATGGTAGCGGTAAGACTACTACTCTTGGGATGCTGATGGGTGTAACGAATCCTACTTCCGGAAGTTTTTCGTGGTTTGGTCAACCGCCAACACATGAATTGAGAAGAAAGATTGGTGCAGTATTGGAGCATCCTATTTTTTATCCTTACCTCACCGGCCAGCAAAATCTGGAATTGATGTCAATGATCAAGCAATCGGCGGAATCCAATATTGCAAAAGTGCTTGAGACGGTTGAATTGACTTCCCGTAGAAATGATAAGTATAAAACGTATTCCCTTGGAATGAAGCAACGCCTGGCAATTGCCTCAGCGCTGTTGAACGATCCTATTGTTCTTATTCTGGATGAACCTACCAATGGACTTGATCCGCAGGGGATTGCTGAAATACGCGAGATCATCAAGAAGATCGCTAACGACGGAAAGACAATCATCCTTGCAAGTCACTTGCTTGATGAAGTGCAAAAGGTATGTTCACATTTTGCGATTTTGAGGAAGGGATCTCTGGTTCACTACGGACCAGTCGTTGATGTTGGAAAGGGAGAAGAGCTTGTGGAGGTAACAGCCCATCGTGATGACCTCATATCATTACTGGAAAGTTTCGAAGGAACAATGTCTGTAAAACGTGAGGATGAGCATTTTTTGGTGCGGATGAAGGGAGGGTTTCATAGCGAAAACCTGAACCAATATCTTTTTGATAAAGGAATTGTTGCCACCCACCTGGTAACACAGAAGAAGAGTCTTGAAAAACAATTTTTGGAAATTTTAGCGGAAGCCGACCATGCTGCACTTATTAAAAATTGA
- a CDS encoding cation transporter, with product MGHDHHHHHAPTLSSVNTAFKVGIALNIVFVIVEASVGFYINSLSLLSDAAHNLADVGTLALSLLAFRLLKVKSNEHFTYGYRKTSILVSLFNSVVLLISIGGIAFEAIHKFFQPQIEPLPGTTIAIVAGVGIIINGASAMLFFKEKNKDINVKSAYLHLLSDAIVSAGIVVGGIVIYYTQWFWLDSALSLIIAGVILISTWQLLKESLRLSLDGVPEDIHLNEIRDSVLKFEGVVDIHHIHVWAISSTENAMTAHLVLRSDINHEDEVKLKKNLKHELEHKNIRHITLETELENEKCTTKVC from the coding sequence ATGGGACACGATCACCATCATCACCATGCACCGACATTATCATCGGTGAACACAGCCTTTAAGGTTGGGATCGCACTCAATATTGTCTTTGTTATTGTTGAGGCGTCTGTTGGGTTTTATATCAATTCACTTTCATTACTATCCGATGCAGCACACAACCTCGCGGATGTCGGAACACTCGCTCTCTCGTTGCTTGCATTCCGTTTGTTGAAAGTTAAATCCAATGAACATTTTACATACGGATATAGGAAGACCTCCATACTTGTTTCTCTTTTCAATTCTGTAGTGCTTTTGATCTCTATCGGAGGAATCGCGTTCGAGGCGATCCATAAATTCTTTCAACCTCAGATCGAGCCGTTGCCTGGAACAACGATCGCTATTGTGGCTGGTGTGGGGATTATTATAAATGGAGCATCTGCCATGCTTTTCTTCAAAGAGAAGAATAAAGATATTAATGTAAAGAGCGCCTACCTTCACTTATTGAGTGATGCCATTGTATCCGCAGGGATTGTCGTAGGTGGAATTGTCATTTACTACACTCAGTGGTTCTGGCTCGACAGTGCTCTAAGTCTTATCATCGCCGGAGTAATTCTCATCAGCACATGGCAATTACTAAAAGAAAGTCTTCGTCTATCCCTTGACGGTGTGCCGGAAGACATTCATTTGAATGAGATAAGAGATTCTGTTTTGAAATTTGAAGGCGTCGTCGATATACATCACATCCATGTGTGGGCTATCAGTTCAACAGAGAATGCCATGACTGCTCACCTTGTCCTGAGATCTGATATTAATCATGAGGACGAAGTAAAGCTCAAAAAAAATCTAAAGCACGAGTTGGAGCACAAGAATATTCGTCATATCACACTCGAGACGGAGCTTGAGAATGAAAAATGCACCACAAAGGTCTGCTGA
- a CDS encoding DUF4252 domain-containing protein — protein sequence MKKLMVGVVMMLMSVGAFAQNDAIAKFFTKYQEDENFSVVNISGKMFSMMANITGDTPDEKAIIAAISKIKGLKILKKDEARNSRELYKEAMAMIPSGDFEELMTVRDKDKDMKFYTKESGGKISELVMVMGGNNEFMVMTLFGEIDLKEMGKIGKAINIDGFNHLNKMDKGEKVKDNSNSKDNKKN from the coding sequence ATGAAAAAGTTAATGGTTGGTGTAGTAATGATGTTGATGTCAGTGGGCGCCTTTGCTCAGAATGATGCGATTGCAAAATTCTTCACAAAGTACCAGGAAGATGAAAACTTTAGTGTCGTCAACATTAGTGGAAAGATGTTTAGCATGATGGCAAACATCACTGGAGATACTCCTGATGAAAAGGCTATCATTGCAGCGATCAGCAAGATCAAAGGATTGAAGATCCTGAAGAAAGATGAGGCGCGTAATTCACGTGAACTGTATAAAGAGGCGATGGCAATGATCCCTTCCGGTGACTTTGAAGAATTGATGACTGTCCGTGATAAGGACAAGGATATGAAATTCTACACCAAGGAATCGGGTGGTAAGATCAGCGAGCTGGTGATGGTCATGGGTGGCAACAATGAGTTCATGGTGATGACTTTATTTGGTGAGATTGATCTGAAAGAGATGGGTAAGATTGGAAAAGCAATCAATATTGATGGGTTCAATCACCTTAATAAGATGGACAAAGGTGAAAAAGTGAAGGATAACAGCAATAGCAAGGACAATAAGAAAAATTAA
- a CDS encoding DUF4252 domain-containing protein, with amino-acid sequence MKKSILAIIAMFVFTGAFAQSKTTEALQTKFDNPFTLFFYKNTLRMLNQSDNKEFDEMIKNIEKMKFLMLDKSKSSFGSDDYKKLTKDYQSESYESIMTGRFDGKNLDVYFKDKEGSTPGTVILINDSTSLYVLDMLGTIDISKAGSLFNSIDNSTDIGNRIKNFMGRDKDKAKGKSKGEN; translated from the coding sequence ATGAAAAAAAGCATACTGGCCATTATTGCAATGTTTGTTTTTACAGGAGCATTTGCTCAATCGAAGACAACCGAAGCTTTGCAAACCAAATTCGATAATCCTTTTACCCTTTTCTTTTATAAGAACACATTGAGGATGTTGAATCAATCCGATAACAAGGAATTTGATGAAATGATCAAGAATATTGAGAAGATGAAGTTTCTCATGCTTGATAAATCGAAGTCAAGCTTTGGTTCCGATGATTATAAAAAACTTACAAAAGACTATCAGTCTGAATCCTATGAGTCTATTATGACGGGACGCTTTGATGGAAAGAATCTCGATGTTTATTTTAAAGATAAGGAAGGATCGACTCCTGGTACCGTCATCTTAATTAATGATTCTACCAGCCTCTATGTACTGGATATGCTCGGTACGATTGATATTTCCAAAGCTGGCTCACTTTTCAACTCCATTGACAACAGCACGGATATCGGAAACCGGATCAAGAATTTTATGGGACGTGACAAGGATAAAGCTAAGGGTAAAAGTAAGGGAGAAAATTAA
- a CDS encoding DUF3445 domain-containing protein, giving the protein MLRYFPFSSTFDLKMGTSALPVNHSIVEIDENYLKEIKLKRKLLSTDHSYYYQSSTVTEKAQWEVVDKILFNLSNSYPDKFTYTKSSAKSQFENKLLKEKVDFAYGDTSTLDMEPMDWVGRQIQEDLLLLDTASILRSGQLCFPSGWDIQSKFEKHFLELHAPLPKLMEPMLQAADKLIERIPFGKPIARTNWGFRITDQLDLSTRRKESYSRLMQILVPKLTIENTGDKIFVRSERQTLSRLSESGFVLFTIHTYNSKVMEETQDIHRAKAMLTFLQGAPPELIEYKVMTPFLDILMSYLKHASE; this is encoded by the coding sequence ATGCTCCGCTACTTTCCATTTTCATCAACATTTGATTTGAAGATGGGCACCAGTGCTCTGCCGGTAAATCATTCCATAGTGGAGATAGACGAGAATTATCTAAAGGAAATCAAACTAAAACGCAAGCTTCTATCCACAGATCATTCCTATTACTATCAATCGAGTACTGTTACTGAGAAAGCACAATGGGAAGTAGTTGATAAAATTCTTTTCAATCTTTCCAATAGCTATCCGGATAAGTTCACCTATACAAAGTCATCTGCTAAATCTCAATTTGAAAATAAGTTATTAAAAGAGAAAGTTGACTTTGCATACGGGGACACCTCCACTTTGGATATGGAGCCAATGGATTGGGTAGGAAGGCAAATTCAGGAAGATCTTTTGCTGCTGGACACAGCTTCCATACTTCGGAGTGGTCAATTGTGTTTCCCCAGCGGTTGGGATATCCAATCTAAATTCGAAAAGCATTTTCTGGAACTTCATGCTCCCCTGCCAAAATTGATGGAACCAATGTTGCAAGCGGCTGATAAATTAATAGAACGAATTCCTTTTGGAAAACCAATCGCAAGAACGAACTGGGGATTCAGAATAACAGATCAATTGGATCTTTCAACACGACGTAAGGAATCTTATTCAAGATTGATGCAAATTCTGGTACCTAAACTAACTATTGAAAATACGGGCGATAAGATTTTCGTGCGAAGTGAACGTCAGACGCTATCACGTCTGTCAGAATCAGGATTTGTGCTCTTTACAATTCATACCTATAATAGTAAAGTAATGGAAGAAACGCAGGATATCCATCGCGCGAAAGCGATGCTCACATTCCTTCAAGGCGCACCTCCTGAACTTATTGAGTACAAGGTGATGACACCTTTCCTGGATATCCTGATGAGTTATTTAAAGCATGCGAGTGAATGA
- a CDS encoding OmpA family protein yields MKSPLILCFVLLSFIGFSQTFTPRYELIKLKEVNSIYHDAAPVVSIDGKKLYWFVVNKEGAQDIWMSNRDEKDVWGPPQHLGAPFNQNKTNQVFQVLSDGTLLVRGGKSRNSIGFSLVRNGSTWTELSVKDLATMVKGRFNGATISADLKHMILYFSEQTAGVKSDLYVTHEQNGAWTKPEKLKISTSADEFAPFIGPDNKTLYFASDRLVPGRQGGSDIYKSTLQDESWNNWTDPVNLGKPINTVAADDYFSMDQSGHIYTARSNSRMDGGNLDISILIPKPIKVMLTGTVYDDKTKQPIASSVNVTIKDVKPISLKTPLTGKFETRIPETNEYILSASASGYQPQDIDMIVPVLGNDTTLYVEVYLTPIAKKLILTGTVRNKKTNEPIKSKVDFTLKPEKKSSYSLQADNGKFELQIGKLGWYVLAGTAEGFLSATDSVEFNSEDLSPLSKDLYLTPIEVGLTVRLKNIYFDFNKTTLKSESFIELNKVVSFLDENPTVEIEISGHTDSKGSDEYNLNLSQGRSQAVVEYLVTQNIDRGRLTAKGYGESKPIETNDTEEGRANNRRVEFTVLKK; encoded by the coding sequence ATGAAGTCACCCCTTATTCTTTGCTTCGTCTTACTGAGCTTTATTGGATTTTCTCAAACATTTACACCTCGCTACGAGCTGATCAAGCTTAAGGAGGTAAACTCTATCTATCACGACGCAGCACCGGTTGTATCCATCGATGGAAAAAAACTTTACTGGTTTGTTGTAAACAAGGAAGGTGCTCAGGATATATGGATGAGCAACAGAGACGAGAAGGATGTATGGGGACCTCCTCAGCATCTTGGCGCACCTTTCAATCAGAATAAGACGAATCAGGTATTTCAGGTTTTGTCTGACGGTACATTGCTTGTCAGGGGCGGTAAATCCAGAAACTCTATCGGTTTTTCTTTGGTTAGAAATGGCAGCACCTGGACGGAACTTTCCGTAAAAGATCTTGCGACAATGGTGAAAGGAAGATTTAATGGCGCTACCATTTCAGCAGACCTTAAACATATGATCCTCTATTTTTCCGAGCAGACCGCGGGAGTCAAGAGTGATTTGTATGTGACGCATGAACAGAATGGAGCGTGGACAAAACCAGAAAAGTTGAAGATCAGCACAAGTGCAGATGAGTTTGCACCTTTCATCGGTCCTGATAACAAGACACTTTATTTTGCCAGTGACCGGTTGGTTCCGGGAAGACAGGGAGGTTCAGATATTTATAAGTCAACTTTGCAAGATGAGAGCTGGAACAACTGGACTGATCCTGTGAATCTGGGTAAACCGATCAACACGGTTGCGGCCGATGATTATTTTTCAATGGATCAATCAGGTCATATTTATACTGCGCGAAGCAATAGCAGAATGGATGGAGGAAATCTTGATATTTCGATATTAATACCCAAGCCAATTAAAGTTATGCTAACCGGAACGGTGTATGATGACAAAACAAAACAGCCGATTGCGTCCAGTGTAAATGTTACTATCAAGGACGTTAAGCCGATTAGTCTGAAAACTCCTTTGACTGGAAAGTTCGAAACAAGAATCCCTGAGACAAATGAATATATTCTTTCTGCAAGCGCTTCGGGTTATCAGCCACAAGACATCGATATGATTGTTCCTGTGTTAGGAAATGACACAACGCTTTATGTCGAGGTTTATTTAACTCCAATTGCCAAGAAACTTATTCTTACAGGAACAGTTCGCAACAAGAAGACAAACGAGCCTATTAAATCTAAAGTCGACTTTACATTGAAGCCGGAGAAGAAAAGCAGCTACTCACTTCAGGCAGATAATGGGAAGTTTGAATTGCAGATTGGTAAATTGGGATGGTATGTGCTGGCAGGTACGGCAGAAGGATTTTTATCTGCGACAGACAGTGTTGAGTTCAATTCTGAAGACCTTTCTCCTCTTTCGAAAGACTTGTATCTCACTCCGATCGAAGTAGGTCTTACAGTACGATTGAAAAATATTTATTTTGATTTTAATAAGACAACATTAAAATCGGAATCCTTTATTGAATTAAATAAAGTGGTAAGCTTCCTGGATGAGAATCCAACAGTGGAAATAGAAATCTCCGGCCATACCGACAGCAAAGGAAGTGATGAATACAATCTGAATCTTTCCCAGGGTCGCTCTCAGGCGGTAGTAGAGTATCTTGTCACACAAAATATTGACAGAGGTCGACTGACTGCCAAAGGTTATGGAGAATCAAAGCCCATTGAAACCAATGATACAGAAGAAGGCAGAGCAAACAATCGCCGTGTTGAATTTACTGTTTTAAAGAAGTAG
- a CDS encoding cytochrome B, which translates to MYPGLLHTHSFLRYFVLILLLVVIVKSFLGFSGKKAFTKVDNILGLSLFSVTHTQLLVGIILYFSSPFVQFSGGTMKDATLRYWTMEHNVIMLIAIGFITMARITSKKMTDGTAKHKRMLIFNSIALLLILVGIAMAKRGFFSLPGTAS; encoded by the coding sequence ATGTATCCGGGACTACTTCACACCCATTCGTTTTTACGCTATTTCGTCCTGATCCTTTTACTGGTGGTTATTGTAAAATCATTTCTGGGATTTTCCGGAAAGAAGGCTTTCACTAAAGTTGATAATATTCTGGGTCTTTCTCTTTTCTCTGTTACGCACACCCAATTGCTCGTCGGTATTATTCTTTACTTCTCTAGTCCGTTTGTGCAGTTTAGCGGTGGCACTATGAAGGACGCTACTCTTCGCTATTGGACGATGGAGCATAATGTGATTATGTTAATTGCGATTGGGTTCATCACTATGGCAAGAATTACTTCCAAGAAAATGACAGATGGCACGGCAAAACATAAACGCATGCTCATTTTCAATTCAATTGCTTTGCTTTTGATTTTGGTTGGAATTGCTATGGCCAAGCGTGGTTTCTTTTCATTGCCGGGAACAGCGTCTTAA